In Spiroplasma litorale, a single genomic region encodes these proteins:
- a CDS encoding DHH family phosphoesterase, translating into MINILIKELLKHNKIIILRHIFPDLDAIGSQMGLYQFIKDNFSDKEVLVSGHVPPEYSSIGLSNDLKKEDYKNALVIITDTPITSRIDIKDINYLKEAKTIFKIDHHINVENFADVEIVDDSYPATCELLTVIFNSKNYIFSNKTAYYLFHGLVTDTDRFLYRNVTSRTFEAASILMNKKIDINKIYNNIYSLEDNYLRMKGYILCNYVLTQNNLAYIIIDKKILDKYKIKNPHQVSLWVNILGELKSAKIWIFFVQNDNHIRVEFRSSKYSVREIAIKYGGGGHKSASGAKVKDFIECQKIISYCNELLKNNQN; encoded by the coding sequence ATGATCAATATACTTATTAAAGAATTGTTAAAACACAATAAGATTATAATTTTGAGACATATTTTTCCAGATTTAGATGCAATAGGTTCACAAATGGGTTTATATCAATTTATAAAAGATAACTTTAGTGATAAAGAAGTTTTGGTCTCAGGTCACGTTCCACCAGAATATAGCTCAATTGGATTATCAAATGATTTAAAAAAAGAAGACTATAAAAATGCTTTAGTCATTATTACTGACACACCAATAACTTCCAGAATAGATATTAAAGACATTAATTATTTGAAAGAGGCAAAAACAATATTTAAAATCGATCATCATATTAATGTTGAGAATTTTGCTGATGTTGAAATTGTTGATGACTCATATCCAGCAACTTGTGAATTATTAACTGTTATATTTAATTCTAAAAATTATATATTTTCAAACAAAACGGCTTATTATTTATTTCATGGTTTAGTTACTGATACAGATAGATTTTTATATAGAAATGTTACTTCAAGAACTTTTGAAGCGGCTTCAATTTTAATGAATAAAAAAATTGATATAAATAAAATTTATAATAATATTTATTCATTAGAAGATAACTATTTACGAATGAAAGGTTATATATTGTGTAATTATGTTTTGACGCAAAATAATCTTGCTTATATAATTATTGATAAAAAAATTCTAGATAAATATAAAATAAAAAATCCACACCAAGTTTCTTTATGAGTAAATATTTTAGGTGAACTTAAAAGTGCTAAAATATGGATTTTCTTTGTTCAAAATGATAATCATATCAGAGTTGAGTTTAGATCTTCAAAATATTCAGTTAGAGAAATAGCTATTAAATATGGCGGTGGCGGTCATAAAAGCGCATCAGGTGCTAAAGTAAAAGATTTTATAGAATGTCAAAAAATTATAAGTTATTGCAATGAATTATTAAAAAATAACCAAAATTAA
- a CDS encoding PTS transporter subunit EIIC → MNKQKTKNKKLFSISQETKNRMKTFLQKLSSSFGFVIILMPIFGLFYSIGSLFDENTAGLLFKRMGTILFSNIGLWFCLAIIIGFTNNKGAAVYSGIISYFVFNLFISVFIWKNNEKTFTVWFWKELETKIYLTEFLFGKFQTFNTGVVGGIAIGSLITFIYNKYKDQNLIKSLSFFSKEKFVILLTPFVSIILASLFIIIWPIIGYLMMWIGKGVSKSPIGLDAFIFRTVQRMLIPFGSSLLWQAPMWYSSIGGNVNDYELPLLAEYIYRTNPNLTNDSINKIKDAIENFKDFNNFIDYLKSNLSSEINNIFEIESNWKNEFETFSKLEGDQFLSYAALTNNYITINDCWNVGLRFSRFITGGYVNSMFTLPTIALVLLLNEKKGERRKEMGVYITAALTAFLLGITEPIEYMFCYTVPLFFFTIYAPFNGIVAMFTSIFKVKIGTMFSTGLFDFTLSGIIPSVNNQSTNIWILPIIGILSSITMFFISYYYFKYNKNKKDKIEKINLKLDQN, encoded by the coding sequence ATGAATAAACAAAAAACAAAAAACAAAAAATTATTTTCTATTAGTCAAGAGACTAAAAATAGAATGAAAACTTTTTTGCAAAAACTATCATCTTCATTTGGCTTTGTTATAATACTTATGCCAATTTTTGGTCTTTTTTATTCTATAGGTTCTTTATTTGATGAAAATACAGCAGGTTTATTATTTAAAAGAATGGGGACAATTTTATTCTCAAACATAGGTTTGTGATTTTGTTTGGCAATAATAATTGGTTTTACAAATAATAAAGGTGCTGCAGTCTATAGTGGAATAATTTCTTATTTTGTATTTAATTTATTTATATCTGTTTTTATTTGAAAAAATAACGAAAAAACATTTACTGTTTGATTTTGAAAAGAACTAGAAACAAAAATTTATTTGACTGAATTTTTATTTGGTAAGTTTCAAACATTTAACACAGGTGTAGTTGGTGGAATTGCAATTGGGTCTTTAATTACATTTATTTATAATAAATATAAAGATCAAAATCTAATCAAGAGTTTATCTTTTTTTTCAAAAGAAAAATTTGTGATTTTATTAACTCCATTTGTATCTATTATATTAGCTTCGTTATTTATCATAATTTGACCAATAATTGGGTATTTAATGATGTGAATTGGTAAAGGTGTTTCGAAATCTCCAATAGGTTTAGATGCGTTTATTTTTAGAACAGTTCAAAGAATGTTAATTCCTTTTGGTTCAAGTTTATTATGACAAGCTCCTATGTGATATAGTTCAATTGGTGGTAATGTAAATGATTATGAGCTGCCTTTACTAGCAGAGTATATTTATAGAACAAATCCAAATCTTACAAATGATTCAATAAATAAAATAAAAGATGCAATTGAAAATTTTAAAGATTTTAATAACTTTATAGACTATTTAAAATCAAACTTATCTTCAGAAATAAACAATATATTTGAAATTGAAAGTAATTGAAAAAACGAATTTGAAACATTTTCAAAATTAGAAGGAGATCAATTTTTATCTTATGCCGCATTAACAAATAATTATATTACGATTAATGATTGCTGGAACGTGGGTCTTAGATTTTCTAGATTTATAACTGGTGGATATGTTAATTCAATGTTCACACTTCCAACTATTGCATTAGTATTATTATTAAATGAAAAAAAAGGTGAAAGACGCAAAGAAATGGGTGTTTATATAACTGCTGCACTAACTGCATTTTTGCTTGGTATTACAGAACCTATTGAATATATGTTTTGCTACACAGTTCCATTATTCTTTTTCACCATTTATGCGCCTTTTAACGGAATAGTTGCAATGTTTACATCAATTTTTAAAGTTAAAATTGGAACCATGTTTTCTACTGGATTGTTTGATTTTACATTAAGCGGTATTATACCAAGTGTCAACAACCAATCAACAAATATTTGAATACTACCAATTATTGGTATTTTATCTTCAATAACAATGTTTTTTATATCATATTATTATTTTAAATATAATAAAAATAAAAAAGATAAAATTGAAAAAATAAATTTAAAATTAGATCAAAATTAA
- the coaBC gene encoding bifunctional phosphopantothenoylcysteine decarboxylase/phosphopantothenate--cysteine ligase CoaBC: MKVINLIITGGIAASKSNHLYDLLSKKYKVNVIMTKNAHKFVKFNNINTYDDIFDKEFYEDNHHYADHIKIAFNSDLNVVYPATYNYIGKVSSGISDDLASLLFAVCKFDCLLFPSMNTNMYTNKTLEKNKKYLSNLSNVFWYEPKYGRLASGDYGIGRAHEPIEVLEIVDKYFKDYNNLKNKNILINFGRTRSYIDKVRYITNSSSGKMGYEIVKKLYNKCNNIISVFGDNDLNITQNENNIYANTNVEMLEQMMKYYNSSDIVICCAALTDYEVCEVYQGKIEKRDNKNFDKISLKESIDVLKELSKIKQNQFLVGFSLANDFDIDKAKNKLIEKKLDMIVINLVDTLDSEYNKIKILTKSNDIYEFEKLKKSEVADIILQKINQLV, from the coding sequence ATGAAAGTAATAAATTTGATTATAACTGGGGGAATAGCTGCTAGCAAATCTAATCATTTATATGATTTATTAAGTAAAAAATATAAAGTTAATGTAATTATGACTAAAAACGCTCATAAATTTGTCAAATTTAACAATATCAACACATATGATGATATATTTGATAAAGAATTTTATGAAGATAATCACCATTATGCAGATCATATTAAAATAGCGTTTAACAGTGATTTAAATGTTGTTTATCCAGCTACTTATAATTATATTGGTAAAGTTTCATCAGGAATTAGTGATGATTTAGCTTCCCTACTTTTTGCAGTATGTAAATTTGATTGTTTATTGTTTCCGAGCATGAATACAAATATGTATACTAACAAAACATTAGAAAAGAATAAGAAATACTTGTCCAATCTCTCAAATGTATTTTGATACGAACCTAAATATGGTAGACTAGCAAGCGGCGATTATGGAATCGGTAGAGCCCATGAACCAATTGAAGTTTTGGAAATTGTAGATAAATACTTTAAAGATTATAATAATTTAAAAAATAAGAATATCTTAATTAACTTCGGTAGAACTAGAAGTTATATAGATAAAGTTCGTTATATTACAAACTCATCTAGTGGTAAGATGGGTTATGAAATTGTAAAAAAACTTTATAATAAATGCAATAATATTATTAGTGTTTTTGGAGATAATGACCTTAACATTACTCAAAATGAAAATAATATATATGCAAATACAAATGTAGAAATGTTGGAACAAATGATGAAATATTATAATAGTTCAGATATTGTTATTTGTTGCGCTGCTTTAACTGATTATGAAGTTTGTGAAGTTTATCAAGGAAAAATTGAAAAAAGAGATAACAAAAATTTTGATAAAATCAGTCTTAAAGAATCAATTGATGTTTTAAAAGAGTTATCTAAAATTAAACAAAATCAATTTCTTGTAGGTTTTTCATTAGCAAATGATTTTGATATCGATAAAGCAAAAAATAAATTAATCGAAAAAAAATTAGATATGATTGTTATTAATTTAGTAGATACGTTAGACTCTGAATATAACAAAATTAAAATATTAACAAAATCAAATGATATCTATGAATTTGAAAAGTTAAAAAAAAGTGAAGTTGCAGACATAATATTACAAAAAATAAATCAACTAGTATAA
- the rpsU gene encoding 30S ribosomal protein S21: MASVVVKEGEPIEKALKRFQKVAAANKSEARKREYHLSKKEKRIYKQNQNKKFG; the protein is encoded by the coding sequence ATGGCAAGTGTTGTTGTAAAAGAAGGAGAGCCTATTGAGAAAGCTCTTAAGCGTTTCCAAAAAGTAGCTGCTGCAAATAAATCAGAAGCTAGAAAACGTGAATATCACTTAAGTAAAAAAGAAAAACGCATTTACAAACAAAATCAAAATAAAAAATTTGGATAA